The genomic region GGGCGGCGGCAGCTACTTCGTCGCGGCGGCCCTGGAACCCCGCCGCCGCGCGGACGCCCTGCTCGCCGGGTCGAGGAGGACCGGCACGGCTTGAGCGCCCTGCCGCTCCACCCTGCCTCCCGCGCGAGGGCAGCCCTCGCGCGGGAGGCAACGCCGTTACGTGCCCGGCCGACGGGGAGTGCGCCGGGACACCGCGGCCTCGTGGGCCGCGCGGGCCAGGGCGCGGCGGTCGTTGTGAGTACCCGGCGCGATGGGCGGCAGCACGGTGAGTTCGGCGGTCAGGCCGCGGACGGCGGCCACCCGGCGAAGCGAGGCGAGCAGGGTGTCCTTGCCGACGAACGCCGCCGCCTCGGCGAACCGCCGATCCTGGAGCCGGTAGCGGATGCTCACCGGTCGCACCGGGACCGACGCGTCGATCGCTGCCTGGAAGGCGGCGTGCCGGAACGGACCGTGCTCCCGGCCGCACCAGGTGGTGCCCTCGGGGAAGACGATCACCGACGAGCCCGCGCGCAGTGCCGCGGAGAGTTCGTCGACCTTTGCGGGCAGCGCCCGCAGCCGGTCGCGTTCGACGAACAACGTGCCGCCGTAGGCGGCGACTTGGCCGAGCACCGGGTAGGACGCGATCTCCTGTTTGGCCACCATCCGGCCGGGCAGCACGGCGGCGATCAACGGTATGTCCAGCCAGGAGGCATGGTTGGCGACGACCAGCATGCCTGTTGCCGGACGGGTCGGCCGTGCAGCCCGTTCCTGCCGTGCCATCTCTCCGCCCTCTCCTCCCTCTCCTCCCTCTCTTCCCTTTCCCTCCTCTCCGCCGCCCTCGGTGATCGTCGCCCGTACGCCGAAGGCCGCGAGAATGGTGCGGCACCAGCGCCTGATCAGCCGGTCGCGGAGGGGCCGGGACAGGCGCCGGATCAAGGGGATGAGCGAGACACCGAAGGCGATGACGGCGAGGCCCGTCACCAGGCGGGCCGCGCGCAGCGGCCGCGCGACGGACGGCCCCGGGTCGGAGACGCACAGGGCGGGGGTGCACGGGGCGCTGGGCAGCCAGAAGCTCGTCGGTACGGGGGCGTTGGCCGGAACCCTGTGGGACGAAGCACCGTGCGCGCTGTCGACGGGAACGCTCACCACGCGGATGCCAGGGCGAGAAGGCGGTTGAAGTGACGCGGGTCGGCGTGCCGCACGGACAGCAGTACGTAGAAGTCGGCCGCCCCGAAGTCGACGTCGTACGCCGGTTCTCCGCACACCCAGGCGCCCAGGCGCACATAGCCGCTCAGGAGCGGCGGGAGCGGAGCGCGCGCGGAGGAGGTGGCGGTGGCACGCCAGGGAAGGCGCGGGGTGACGCGGTATTCCGCGGGGGAAAGGTGCTTGGCGGACAGGGTCTCCCACACACGGCCGGCGAGTGCCCCGCCGTCCGCCAGCGGGACCGAACAGCAGCCGCCGAGCCAGCCGTGCCCGGCCCGGGTCAAGTAGCGCGCGACCCCGGCCCAGATGAAGGAGACGACCGCTTCTTCGTTGTGGTCGGGGTGGACGCAGAAGCGGCTCGCCTCGACGAGGTCGTGGCGGATCCCGGCCAGGCCGCCGAGCTGGAACTCGGCCGCCGCGTACAGGCTTCCGGCGGCGGAGGCGGGAACGGGCCGCAGCAGCCGGTACGTGCCGACGACCGCCCCTGTGGCTTCTTCGCGGACCAGCAGATGGTCGCAGCAGTCGTCGAAGGCGTCGACGTCCAGACCGGGTTCGGGTGTGGTGAGCGAGGCGCCCAGCCCGCCGGCGAAGACCTTGTGGCGCAGCCGTTGGGCAGCTCGTACGTCACGCTCGTCCCGCGCGAGGGAGACGGTATAGCGAGGAGGGGCGGTGTGGGGCAGGGAAGCGAGCGTTTTCGACGCGGCCATGTCTCTTTCTTTTCTTCTTCCGACGTCAAGCCGGGTGGTGCGTGTTGTTTCAGGCCGGTCACTGGAGGCCGACGTGCACCAGCGTCGGGGCCGCCGGTGCTCACTTCCCAGCCCGGACTGCTGTCCACCACTGATCAGTGCCATGGCAGGATCGACACCTGCGGCAGGCGCGGGTGTCCGGATGCCGCTCCTGCCGGGAGATACGCGAAAGACTCGGACGGCACCACAAGGGGCACCGCTGGACGCGGTGCCCGGAGGAAACCATGCGCAACAGAATCAAGCTCGCTGTCACCAGCGCGGCGGTGCTGCTGACAGGCGCGAGCGGTTACGGCGCGGTCGACGCTCTCGGACTGCTGAAGAAGACCGGACCGCTCTCCGCCGACGAAGTGCGCTCGACCGCACAG from Streptomyces sp. NBC_00878 harbors:
- a CDS encoding 1-acyl-sn-glycerol-3-phosphate acyltransferase, with the protein product MSVPVDSAHGASSHRVPANAPVPTSFWLPSAPCTPALCVSDPGPSVARPLRAARLVTGLAVIAFGVSLIPLIRRLSRPLRDRLIRRWCRTILAAFGVRATITEGGGEEGKGREGGEGGEGGEMARQERAARPTRPATGMLVVANHASWLDIPLIAAVLPGRMVAKQEIASYPVLGQVAAYGGTLFVERDRLRALPAKVDELSAALRAGSSVIVFPEGTTWCGREHGPFRHAAFQAAIDASVPVRPVSIRYRLQDRRFAEAAAFVGKDTLLASLRRVAAVRGLTAELTVLPPIAPGTHNDRRALARAAHEAAVSRRTPRRPGT
- a CDS encoding GNAT family N-acetyltransferase, producing the protein MAASKTLASLPHTAPPRYTVSLARDERDVRAAQRLRHKVFAGGLGASLTTPEPGLDVDAFDDCCDHLLVREEATGAVVGTYRLLRPVPASAAGSLYAAAEFQLGGLAGIRHDLVEASRFCVHPDHNEEAVVSFIWAGVARYLTRAGHGWLGGCCSVPLADGGALAGRVWETLSAKHLSPAEYRVTPRLPWRATATSSARAPLPPLLSGYVRLGAWVCGEPAYDVDFGAADFYVLLSVRHADPRHFNRLLALASAW